A region of Piscinibacter gummiphilus DNA encodes the following proteins:
- a CDS encoding alpha/beta fold hydrolase has product MHEPRLHHVPVLRGRAVQRMAYWEWGDPANPRVLVCVHGLSRQGRDFDAFAQAMKDQYRVVAPDVFGRGHSDWLPDPNGYQVPLYAADMVALIARLNVPEVHWVGTSMGGIIGMVVAALGHSPITRLVLNDVGPAIEADAVTRIGTYLGQPAHWETEQEAAEALWAISKGFGPHTPEQWLALTRPMLRPDGTGFKLHYDPSIAVAFKNLTPANAKAGEAVMWAMYDQITAPTLVLRGADSDLLSPASARAMGERGPRAELREFAGVGHAPMLTNDEQIGAVRTFLLSA; this is encoded by the coding sequence ATGCACGAACCGCGCCTTCACCACGTCCCCGTCCTCCGCGGGCGTGCGGTCCAGCGCATGGCCTACTGGGAGTGGGGCGACCCGGCCAACCCCCGCGTGCTCGTCTGCGTGCACGGCCTCTCCCGCCAGGGGCGCGACTTCGACGCCTTCGCCCAGGCCATGAAGGACCAGTACCGCGTGGTGGCCCCCGACGTGTTCGGCCGCGGCCACTCCGACTGGCTGCCCGATCCCAACGGCTACCAGGTGCCGCTGTACGCGGCCGACATGGTCGCGCTCATCGCCCGGCTGAACGTGCCCGAGGTGCACTGGGTGGGCACGTCCATGGGCGGCATCATCGGCATGGTGGTGGCCGCGCTGGGCCATTCACCCATCACCCGCCTGGTGCTGAACGACGTGGGCCCGGCCATCGAGGCCGACGCCGTCACGCGCATCGGCACGTACCTGGGCCAGCCGGCGCACTGGGAGACCGAGCAGGAGGCCGCCGAGGCGCTGTGGGCCATCTCGAAGGGGTTCGGCCCGCACACGCCCGAGCAGTGGCTCGCGTTGACGCGCCCCATGCTGCGCCCGGATGGCACCGGCTTCAAGCTGCACTACGACCCGAGCATCGCCGTCGCCTTCAAGAACCTGACCCCGGCCAACGCGAAGGCGGGCGAGGCGGTGATGTGGGCGATGTACGACCAGATCACCGCGCCCACACTCGTATTGCGCGGCGCCGATTCCGACCTGCTGTCGCCCGCGTCCGCGCGCGCCATGGGCGAGCGCGGTCCCCGCGCCGAACTGCGTGAATTCGCGGGCGTCGGCCACGCGCCCATGCTGACCAACGACGAACAGATCGGGGCCGTGCGCACCTTCCTCCTGTCGGCATGA
- a CDS encoding 3-hydroxybutyrate dehydrogenase produces the protein MLKGKTALVTGSTSGIGLGIALTLAKQGANVVLNGFGAFEAARDEVAAAGVKVGYHGADMSKPGEIAEMIEYAKKDFDGVDILVNNAGIQHVANVEDFPVEKWDAIIAINLTSAFHTTRLALPGMKARNWGRVINVASAHGLVASAQKSAYVASKHGIVGFTKAVALETATTGITVNAICPGWVLTPLVQKQIDDRAARESIPVEQANRELLQEKQPSLQFVTPQQLGELAVFLSSPAADQIRGVAWNVDGGWVAQ, from the coding sequence ATGCTGAAAGGGAAAACCGCCCTCGTCACGGGCTCCACCAGCGGCATCGGCCTCGGCATCGCGCTGACGCTCGCGAAACAGGGCGCCAACGTGGTGCTGAACGGTTTCGGGGCGTTCGAGGCGGCGCGCGACGAGGTGGCGGCCGCCGGCGTGAAGGTGGGCTACCACGGGGCGGACATGAGCAAGCCCGGCGAGATCGCCGAGATGATCGAGTATGCGAAGAAGGACTTCGACGGCGTCGACATCCTCGTCAACAACGCCGGCATCCAGCACGTGGCCAACGTCGAGGACTTCCCCGTCGAGAAGTGGGACGCGATCATCGCGATCAACCTCACATCGGCCTTCCACACCACCCGCCTGGCACTGCCCGGCATGAAGGCGCGCAACTGGGGGCGCGTGATCAACGTGGCGTCGGCGCACGGGCTCGTGGCCTCGGCGCAGAAGTCGGCCTACGTGGCATCGAAACACGGCATCGTGGGCTTCACGAAGGCCGTGGCGCTCGAGACGGCCACCACCGGCATCACGGTCAACGCCATCTGCCCGGGCTGGGTGCTGACCCCGCTCGTGCAGAAGCAGATCGATGACCGCGCCGCGCGCGAGAGCATCCCGGTCGAGCAGGCGAACCGCGAGCTGCTCCAGGAGAAGCAGCCCTCGCTGCAGTTCGTGACGCCGCAGCAGCTGGGCGAACTGGCGGTGTTCCTGAGCTCGCCGGCCGCCGACCAGATCCGCGGCGTGGCCTGGAACGTGGACGGCGGCTGGGTGGCTCAGTAA
- a CDS encoding SIMPL domain-containing protein (The SIMPL domain is named for its presence in mouse protein SIMPL (signalling molecule that associates with mouse pelle-like kinase). Bacterial member BP26, from Brucella, was shown to assemble into a channel-like structure, while YggE from E. coli has been associated with resistance to oxidative stress.), whose amino-acid sequence MKTTKTMKKLATRAATLAVALSASAAWAADPASSQPVGVVGLSASATAEVTKDLLSVALTTTREGTEAAQVQAQLKQALDAALAEAKKAAKPGQIDVQTGNFSLFPRYTNKGVINGWQGTAELLVEGRDIPGIAKLTGRITTLTIGRVGTNLSREQREKVESDLTAQAISAYRAKAAEYAKHFGYTGYVIREVNVGSNDQVAYAAPMVRAKSAMAGQADEGLPVELGKGTVVVNVNGTVQMTK is encoded by the coding sequence ATGAAAACAACGAAAACGATGAAGAAGCTGGCCACCCGCGCCGCAACGCTGGCCGTCGCCCTGTCCGCCTCGGCGGCGTGGGCCGCCGACCCCGCTTCCTCCCAGCCCGTCGGCGTGGTGGGCCTGTCGGCCAGCGCCACCGCCGAGGTCACGAAGGACCTGCTGAGCGTGGCCCTCACCACCACCCGCGAAGGCACCGAGGCCGCCCAGGTGCAGGCCCAGCTCAAGCAGGCGCTGGACGCCGCGCTCGCCGAGGCGAAGAAGGCCGCCAAGCCGGGCCAGATCGACGTGCAGACCGGCAACTTCTCGCTGTTCCCCCGCTACACCAACAAGGGCGTGATCAATGGTTGGCAGGGCACCGCCGAGCTGCTGGTCGAAGGCCGCGACATCCCGGGCATCGCCAAGCTGACCGGGCGCATCACCACGCTGACCATCGGCCGCGTGGGCACGAACCTGTCGCGCGAGCAGCGCGAGAAGGTGGAGAGCGACCTCACCGCGCAGGCCATCTCGGCCTACCGCGCGAAGGCCGCCGAGTACGCGAAGCACTTCGGCTACACCGGCTACGTGATCCGTGAGGTGAACGTGGGCTCGAACGATCAGGTGGCGTATGCCGCGCCGATGGTGCGTGCCAAGAGCGCGATGGCGGGCCAGGCCGATGAAGGCCTGCCCGTGGAGCTGGGCAAGGGCACGGTGGTCGTCAACGTCAACGGCACCGTGCAGATGACCAAGTGA